The Cydia splendana chromosome Z, ilCydSple1.2, whole genome shotgun sequence genome window below encodes:
- the LOC134804476 gene encoding probable Golgi SNAP receptor complex member 2, with translation METLYHQTTQLIQEASDLFQQLEKDVNNAESIENAIQSKINAINAHCEKLDVFVFKTPINSRPMAKMRVDQLKYDNRHIQASLNNAQNKRRRREQELAEREQLLSRRFGPGHDHTITVDYLAQEQQSLHNSHRDVDEMIHTGSNILQTLRYNRDTLKGAHKRLIDLANTLGLSNATISLIERRVSQDKYILFGGMFVTLVVIVLVIIYLA, from the exons ATGGAAACTCTCTACCATCAAACGACTCAGTTAATACAAGAAGCATCGGACTTATTTCAACAGTTAGAAAAGGATGTGAACAATGCAGAGTCAATCGAAAATGCCATTCAATCAAAAATTAATGCCATTAACGC GCACTGTGAGAAACTAGATGTGTTTGTCTTCAAAACTCCTATAAACAGCAGACCAATGGCAAAGATGAGAGTGGACCAATTGAAATATGACAACAGACATATTCAG GCGTCGCTGAACAACGCTCAGAAcaagcggcggcggcgcgagcaGGAGCTGGCGGAGCGGGAGCAATTGCTGAGCCGGCGCTTCGGGCCCGGCCACGACCACACCATCACCGTCGACTACCTGGCGCAGGAGCAGCAGTCGCTGCACAACTCGCACAGGGATGTTGACGAAATGATACACACTG GTTCGAATATACTGCAGACGTTACGGTACAACAGGGATACCCTAAAAGGAGCCCACAAGAGGCTGATAGACTTGGCCAACACTCTAGGACTTTCCAATGCCACGATTTCACTCATCGAAAGGAGGGTGTCGCAAGATAAGTATATATTGTTTGGGGGAATGTTCGTCACCCTCGTTGTAATCGTTCTTGTAATTATATACTTGGCGTAA
- the LOC134804469 gene encoding neuronal membrane glycoprotein M6-a produces the protein MACQACLTRVPYATLIATIMCCMGVGVFCGTMYKGSQLSIQMFDQVFHFRLIWMEALKMIFVVGSACMAALGLMLLCLGCLTTGATRQKVYRAWRARVSGRVSCAVFMVITYILTFTWVVLLGFLVITTFLFTIFWKLCSKPENIKLATCIDFTQFDFMFPSNVKQEDMKICDSQMMKFFCKDYVEKAEFMFILAMVSCVLVILSLVHYLMCLSANYAHIRDHEKFQELQELQYLTNPDLHASKDRF, from the coding sequence ATGGCATGTCAGGCGTGTCTGACCCGGGTGCCTTATGCCACCCTTATAGCAACCATTATGTGCTGCATGGGCGTGGGAGTGTTCTGTGGCACTATGTACAAAGGGTCGCAACTATCAATACAGATGTTCGACCAAGTATTTCACTTTCGGCTGATATGGATGGAAGCATTGAAGATGATATTCGTCGTCGGCAGCGCTTGCATGGCAGCCCTAGGGCTAATGCTGCTGTGCCTCGGGTGCTTGACGACGGGGGCGACGCGGCAGAAGGTGTACCGGGCGTGGCGCGCGCGCGTCAGCGGCCGCGTCTCCTGCGCGGTGTTCATGGTCATCACCTACATACTAACCTTCACCTGGGTCGTTCTGCTGGGATTCCTGGTCATAACGACATTCTTATTCACCATTTTCTGGAAGCTCTGTTCCAAACCTGAGAACATCAAGTTAGCGACGTGCATTGACTTCACGCAGTTTGATTTCATGTTCCCTTCCAATGTGAAACAAGAAGACATGAAAATCTGTGATTCACAAATGATGAAATTTTTTTGCAAAGATTATGTGGAGAAGGCagaatttatgtttattttggcTATGGTGTCCTGTGTTCTTGTAATACTAAGTTTAGTTCACTACCTTATGTGCCTGTCTGCTAATTATGCACACATTAGAGATCATGAGAAGTTCCAAGAACTACAAGAGCTGCAGTACTTGACAAACCCTGACCTGCATGCATCTAAAGATCGTTTCTAG